The Acropora palmata chromosome 10, jaAcrPala1.3, whole genome shotgun sequence genome contains a region encoding:
- the LOC141894842 gene encoding glycosyltransferase 1 domain-containing protein 1-like isoform X3 — protein sequence MKVLLIASLTAETGNFSTAERLHKSLCESKYDCYMHSVSCFKDRSLLSKFISTQGFKCAIGIHAWRAGRLLLECPIPFAIVFGGTDLNEHCKDEEKFETMSKVVGEASYIVAFSKPMKKQALLMWPGSKNKIILQPQVCVAPSGFKLYGYLKQRRNSLLKGCKCSETYLDLESSDLIVFMLVAGLRRVKDPLYLAKVVAEWHKEDRSVHLIIVGPELDSEFASQVKTEVESRLPGVTVIQPLLPCDLHAAMQNSFAVVNSSLSEGMASAILESMHLGVPVLARNIPGNSAVIQHKETGLLFDTPEQFVKLARELRESPSLRNYLTTNAKTYVSKHHSLEKESKTYQWLVEKLISYSN from the exons ATGAAGGTTTTACTTATCGCTTCATTGACTGCAGAAACTGGCAATTTTTCCACGGCAGAGCGACTACA tAAATCTCTGTGTGAAAGCAAATATGATTGCTACATGCACAGTGTAAGCTGTTTCAAAGATAGATCACTGCTGAGCAAGTTCATTTCCACACAAGGCTTCAAATGTGCCATTGGAATTCATGCGTGGAGAGCTGGAAGACTTTTACTAG AGTGTCCAATTCCTTTTGCAATTGTATTTGGAGGAACAGATCTCAATGAACATTGCAAGGATGAGGAAAAGTTTGAAACCATGAGCAAAGTGGTTGGAGAAGCAAG TTACATTGTGGCCTTCAGTAAGCCAATGAAAAAACAAGCATTGTTGATGTGG CCtggaagtaaaaataaaatcattttgcaaCCACAAG TTTGTGTTGCACCTTCTGGATTCAAGCTGTATGGGTATTTGAAGCAAAGGAGAA ATTCATTGCTGAAAGGCTGTAAATGCAGTGAGACATACCTTGATCTTGAAAGTTCTGACTTG ATTGTTTTTATGTTGGTTGCTGGATTAAGGCGTGTTAAAGACCCTTTGTACTTGGCAAAAGTTGTAGCTG AGTGGCACAAAGAGGACAGAAGTGTACATTTGATTATTGTGGGACCAGAG CTTGACTCTGAATTTGCGAGCCAGGTCAAAACTGAAGTTGAAAG TAGATTGCCAGGAGTTACAGTTATACAGCCATTACTACCTTGTGATCTTCATGCAGCTATGCAGAATTCATTTGCCGTTGTTAACAGTTCATTAAGTGAAGGAATGGCTTCTGCAATTCTCGAG TCCATGCATCTTGGTGTCCCCGTGCTGGCACGTAACATTCCTGGCAATTCTGCCGTGATTCAGCACAAGGAGACTGGGCTCTTGTTCGACACACCCGAG cAATTTGTTAAGCTTGCAAGAGAATTGAGGGAATCTCCATCACTCCGCAATTATCTCACGACAAATGCAAAAACGTACGTGAGTAAACACCACTCCttggaaaaggaaagcaaaacaTACCAATGGCTTGTAGAGAAATTAATATCTTATTCTAATTAA
- the LOC141894855 gene encoding centromere protein V-like, which translates to MASAESELVTHRGGCHCGKVRYQVMAPAVLSVLDCNCSICVKKQNKHFIVPEANFSLLQGKDNLSCYTFNTHAAKHLFCKTCGVQSFYRPRSNPDGYGVMPHCLDEGSVEAIKVEACDGKNWENFIAENPEIQQRSKKKN; encoded by the exons ATGGCTTCCGCCGAATCTGAACTTGTGACACACCGAGGGGGGTGTCATTGCGGAAAAGTACGTTATCAAGTAATGGCGCCTGCAGTGTTGTCTGTTTTAGACTGCAA CTGCAGTATTTGTGtaaagaagcaaaacaaacattttatcGTTCCAGAGGCTAACTTTAGTTTGCTTCAG GGGAAAGACAATCTTAGTTGCTATACCTTCAATACTCATGCAGCAAAGCATCTTTTTTGCAAGACATGTGGTGTGCAAAGTTTCTACAGGCCTCGCTCTAACCCTGATGGCTATGGAGTGATGCCACATTGTTTAGATGAAGGTTCAGTAGAAGCCATAAAAGTTGAAGCTTGTGATGGCAAAAACTGGGAAAATTTCATTGCTGAAAACCCAGAAATTCAACAAcgatcaaagaaaaaaaattga
- the LOC141894842 gene encoding glycosyltransferase 1 domain-containing protein 1-like isoform X1, with translation MKVLLIASLTAETGNFSTAERLHKSLCESKYDCYMHSVSCFKDRSLLSKFISTQGFKCAIGIHAWRAGRLLLECPIPFAIVFGGTDLNEHCKDEEKFETMSKVVGEASYIVAFSKPMKKQALLMWPGSKNKIILQPQAVCVAPSGFKLYGYLKQRRNSLLKGCKCSETYLDLESSDLIVFMLVAGLRRVKDPLYLAKVVAEWHKEDRSVHLIIVGPELDSEFASQVKTEVESRLPGVTVIQPLLPCDLHAAMQNSFAVVNSSLSEGMASAILESMHLGVPVLARNIPGNSAVIQHKETGLLFDTPEQFVKLARELRESPSLRNYLTTNAKTYVSKHHSLEKESKTYQWLVEKLISYSN, from the exons ATGAAGGTTTTACTTATCGCTTCATTGACTGCAGAAACTGGCAATTTTTCCACGGCAGAGCGACTACA tAAATCTCTGTGTGAAAGCAAATATGATTGCTACATGCACAGTGTAAGCTGTTTCAAAGATAGATCACTGCTGAGCAAGTTCATTTCCACACAAGGCTTCAAATGTGCCATTGGAATTCATGCGTGGAGAGCTGGAAGACTTTTACTAG AGTGTCCAATTCCTTTTGCAATTGTATTTGGAGGAACAGATCTCAATGAACATTGCAAGGATGAGGAAAAGTTTGAAACCATGAGCAAAGTGGTTGGAGAAGCAAG TTACATTGTGGCCTTCAGTAAGCCAATGAAAAAACAAGCATTGTTGATGTGG CCtggaagtaaaaataaaatcattttgcaaCCACAAG CAGTTTGTGTTGCACCTTCTGGATTCAAGCTGTATGGGTATTTGAAGCAAAGGAGAA ATTCATTGCTGAAAGGCTGTAAATGCAGTGAGACATACCTTGATCTTGAAAGTTCTGACTTG ATTGTTTTTATGTTGGTTGCTGGATTAAGGCGTGTTAAAGACCCTTTGTACTTGGCAAAAGTTGTAGCTG AGTGGCACAAAGAGGACAGAAGTGTACATTTGATTATTGTGGGACCAGAG CTTGACTCTGAATTTGCGAGCCAGGTCAAAACTGAAGTTGAAAG TAGATTGCCAGGAGTTACAGTTATACAGCCATTACTACCTTGTGATCTTCATGCAGCTATGCAGAATTCATTTGCCGTTGTTAACAGTTCATTAAGTGAAGGAATGGCTTCTGCAATTCTCGAG TCCATGCATCTTGGTGTCCCCGTGCTGGCACGTAACATTCCTGGCAATTCTGCCGTGATTCAGCACAAGGAGACTGGGCTCTTGTTCGACACACCCGAG cAATTTGTTAAGCTTGCAAGAGAATTGAGGGAATCTCCATCACTCCGCAATTATCTCACGACAAATGCAAAAACGTACGTGAGTAAACACCACTCCttggaaaaggaaagcaaaacaTACCAATGGCTTGTAGAGAAATTAATATCTTATTCTAATTAA
- the LOC141894842 gene encoding glycosyltransferase 1 domain-containing protein 1-like isoform X2: MKVLLIASLTAETGNFSTAERLHKSLCESKYDCYMHSVSCFKDRSLLSKFISTQGFKCAIGIHAWRAGRLLLECPIPFAIVFGGTDLNEHCKDEEKFETMSKVVGEASYIVAFSKPMKKQALLMWPGSKNKIILQPQAVCVAPSGFKLYGYLKQRRNSLLKGCKCSETYLDLESSDLIVFMLVAGLRRVKDPLYLAKVVAEWHKEDRSVHLIIVGPELDSEFASQVKTEVERLPGVTVIQPLLPCDLHAAMQNSFAVVNSSLSEGMASAILESMHLGVPVLARNIPGNSAVIQHKETGLLFDTPEQFVKLARELRESPSLRNYLTTNAKTYVSKHHSLEKESKTYQWLVEKLISYSN, translated from the exons ATGAAGGTTTTACTTATCGCTTCATTGACTGCAGAAACTGGCAATTTTTCCACGGCAGAGCGACTACA tAAATCTCTGTGTGAAAGCAAATATGATTGCTACATGCACAGTGTAAGCTGTTTCAAAGATAGATCACTGCTGAGCAAGTTCATTTCCACACAAGGCTTCAAATGTGCCATTGGAATTCATGCGTGGAGAGCTGGAAGACTTTTACTAG AGTGTCCAATTCCTTTTGCAATTGTATTTGGAGGAACAGATCTCAATGAACATTGCAAGGATGAGGAAAAGTTTGAAACCATGAGCAAAGTGGTTGGAGAAGCAAG TTACATTGTGGCCTTCAGTAAGCCAATGAAAAAACAAGCATTGTTGATGTGG CCtggaagtaaaaataaaatcattttgcaaCCACAAG CAGTTTGTGTTGCACCTTCTGGATTCAAGCTGTATGGGTATTTGAAGCAAAGGAGAA ATTCATTGCTGAAAGGCTGTAAATGCAGTGAGACATACCTTGATCTTGAAAGTTCTGACTTG ATTGTTTTTATGTTGGTTGCTGGATTAAGGCGTGTTAAAGACCCTTTGTACTTGGCAAAAGTTGTAGCTG AGTGGCACAAAGAGGACAGAAGTGTACATTTGATTATTGTGGGACCAGAG CTTGACTCTGAATTTGCGAGCCAGGTCAAAACTGAAGTTGAAAG ATTGCCAGGAGTTACAGTTATACAGCCATTACTACCTTGTGATCTTCATGCAGCTATGCAGAATTCATTTGCCGTTGTTAACAGTTCATTAAGTGAAGGAATGGCTTCTGCAATTCTCGAG TCCATGCATCTTGGTGTCCCCGTGCTGGCACGTAACATTCCTGGCAATTCTGCCGTGATTCAGCACAAGGAGACTGGGCTCTTGTTCGACACACCCGAG cAATTTGTTAAGCTTGCAAGAGAATTGAGGGAATCTCCATCACTCCGCAATTATCTCACGACAAATGCAAAAACGTACGTGAGTAAACACCACTCCttggaaaaggaaagcaaaacaTACCAATGGCTTGTAGAGAAATTAATATCTTATTCTAATTAA
- the LOC141894824 gene encoding DNA excision repair protein ERCC-6-like, with protein MAEARSDESDVEGATKSLTRLSIHPNGELSSAQDAQKAKFNKLISKAKELSRQGNLEKALDYLERAYTIHKSEKLLKKIEKLKEVIQTYNEEEEENNNDDNQTQEVGNGFFLPAEVYKSLYPYQLEGILWFWQLYKQKQGGILGDDMGLGKTVQVVAFLAGMFDAGLIKSALIIMPVSLLTNWETEFNKWAPGIRVKLFHGSNKASRERNLRKVQQKHGVCLTTYGLVLTCYETLGTTCSGEEFLWDYIILDEGHKIKNTTKTSKNIRLIPAKNHFILTGTPIQNNLREMWALFDFVCEGTLLGTSRTFKQEYENPIVRARERDASAYEKRIGMEMSESLRKLIAPHFLRRTKAMVLEDKKENTGKDVTDGSNQSDKENKPENQARAPEQLTRKNDFIVWLCMSDTQQKIYSDFLTLERVKELLMSNRSPLVELNILKKICDHPRLLSTLACEQLGLDEEDRLASVDTSSGGDQEGSSFTIQPKGKGASETVLTQESCKVVFLVSLLNNLKSEGHRCLVFSQSRKMLDIIQRVITHKGHKVLRIDGTISKIDEREHLINTFQTDPSYSCFLLTTQVGGVGLTLTAADRVVIVDPSWNPATDAQAVDRVYRIGQKKTVIIYRLITCGTLEEKIYRNQVFKVALMKQTTGVSKNPFRYFSRQELCDLFTLDDPYTSKTQMQLEKMHSHHRKTDEELDKHISFLYSLNIFGISDHDLMYSQEAVEKTEQTTSPDKDAIQARVLRAQNLMAAEARVLGQVQGGDAQRLHKSVPINREQMSVKQKIQATFDSQQYFIPKKSDTKRFSPGSTLQAPAAVPVPEVVDLCSPSPKSISPGVESHLSLAELEAHSMEPGGEESLQMEFASLCLQNQDVSPSSVSCEADDLKAENPYFSCCPSGKHVSKNVNIVKCECLVSKDELEQYDELVKNARQLEKEGKTADATSHYLDALELKSSDIELQTKVMLLMRDTK; from the exons ATGGCAGAGGCGCGTTCAGATGAATCAGATGTCGAAGGGGCCACAAAGTCACTCACTCGACTTAGCATTCATCCCAATGGGGAGCTATCGTCGGCCCAAG atgcacaaaaggcaaaattcaataagttgatttcaaaagcaaaagaGCTATCAAGGCAAGGAAATCTTGAAAAAGCACTGGATTATCTTGAAAGAGCTTACACAATTCACAAAAGTGAAAAGCTCCTTAAAAAGATAGAAAAACTCAAG gaggTTATACAAACTTACaatgaagaggaagaggagaATAACAATGATGACAATCAAACTCAGGAAGTTGGAAATGGTTTTTTCCTCCCAGCCGAAGTGTACAAGTCACTGTACCCATACCAGCTGGAGGGTATCCTGTGGTTCTGGCAGCTTTACAAACAGAAACAGGGGGGGATTCTGGGAGATGACATGGG TTTGGGGAAGACAGTTCAAGTCGTTGCATTCCTTGCAGGGATGTTTGATGCTGGATTAATCAAATCGGCTTTGATCATAATGCCAGTATCTCTGCTAACAAACTGGGAAACAGAATTCAACAAATG GGCTCCAGGTATCCGTGTAAAGCTTTTTCATGGGAGCAACAAGGCATCTAGAGAACGAAACCTGAGGAAAGTTCAACAAAAACATGGTGTTTGTCTTACAACATATG GGTTAGTTTTAACGTGCTATGAAACTCTGGGGACAACTTGTAGTGGAGAAGAATTTTTATGG GATTACATCATCTTGGATGAGGGCCACAAGattaaaaatacaacaaagaCTAGCAAAAATATTCGACTGATTCCCGCAAAGAACCATTTTATTCTGACAGGAACACCAATTCAAAACAATCTCAGG GAAATGTGGGCCCTATTTGACTTTGTATGTGAAGGAACATTACTTGGCACATCAAGAACATTTAAACAAGAATATGAAAACCCAATTGTACGG GCAAGAGAAAGGGATGCAAGTGCATACGAAAAACGTATTGGAATGGAGATGTCAGAAAGCCTTCGTAAATTGATTGCTCCCCATTTTTTGAGGAGAACAAAAGCAATGGTTTTGGAGGACAAGAAAGAGAACACTGGAAAAGATGTGACTGATGGATCCAACCAGtcagacaaagaaaacaaaccagAAAACCAAGCAAG GGCCCCTGAACAGTTAACACGGAAGAATGACTTTATTGTGTGGCTTTGTATGTCTGACACTCAGCAAAAAATCTACAGTGATTTTTTGACCCTTGAGCGAGTGAAAGAG TTATTGATGAGTAATCGTTCACCATTGGTTGaattaaacattttaaagaaGATTTGTGATCATCCTCGCCTGCTCTCTACCCTGGCATGTGAGCAGTTGGGGTTAGATGAAGAAGACAG GCTTGCAAGTGTGGACACATCTTCTGGGGGTGATCAAGAAGGATCATCATTTACCATACAACCTAAGGGCAAAGGTGCCTCTGAAACAGTACTTACACAGGAGTCGTGTAAGGTGGTTTTCTTGGTTTCCCTGCTGAACAATCTCAAGTCTGAAGGACACCGGTGCCTTGTGTTCAGCCAGTCTAGAAAGATGTTGGACATCATTCAACGGGTTATCACTCATAAG gGTCACAAAGTGCTTCGTATTGATGGAACAATTTCCAAGATAGATGAACGAGAGCATCTGATAAACACTTTTCAGACAGATCCATCTTactcttgttttcttcttacaACACAG GTTGGTGGTGTGGGACTCACCCTAACAGCAGCTGATCGTGTTGTGATTG TTGATCCTAGCTGGAATCCTGCTACAGATGCTCAAGCTGTTGATAG AGTATATCGTATTGGACAGAAAAAGACAGTCATTATTTATCGTCTTATTACCTGTGGTACTCTGGAGGAAAAAATATACCGTAATCAAGTATTTAAAGTAGCACTCATGAAGCAAACCACTGGTGTATCAAAGAACCCTTTCAG ATATTTTTCGCGTCAAGAGCTGTGTGATTTGTTCACGTTGGATGATCCATACACATCTAAGACACAAATGCAGCTGGAGAAGATGCATTCACATCACAGGAAAACAGATGAAGAACTTGACAAGcacatttcctttctttattCTCTGA ATATATTTGGTATCAGTGATCATGATTTGATGTACTCTCAAGAAGCAGTAGAGAAAACAGAACAGACCACTTCCCCCGATAAAGATGCCATCCAAGCAAGG GTTCTACGTGCTCAGAATTTAATGGCTGCTGAAGCCAGGGTACTAGGGCAGGTCCAAGGTGGTGATGCACAACGACTGCATAAATCAGTGCCCATCAACAGAGAACAAATGAGCGTCAAGCAGAAGATTCAAGCAACTTTTGATAGTCAACAGTACTTCATTCCCAAAAAAAGTGACACGAAGAGATTTTCACCTGGAAGTACTCTTCAG GCTCCTGCTGCAGTACCAGTGCCAGAGGTAGTGGATTTGTGTTCACCAAGTCCCAAGTCTATTTCCCCTGGTGTAGAGTCTCATTTATCATTGGCTGAGCTTGAGGCCCACAGCATGGAGCCAGGAGGAGAGGAAAGTTTACAAATGGAATTTGCATCATTATGTCTTCAAAACCAAGATGTATCTCCATCAAGCGTCTCTTGTGAGGCTGATGATCTGAA AGCTGAAAACCCTTATTTCAGTTGCTGTCCCTCTGGTAAACATGTGTCTAAAAATGTCAATATTGTCAAGTGTGAGTGTTTGGTGTCTAAGGATGAGCTGGAACAGTATGATGAACTTGTCAAAAATGCAAG GCAACTGGAAAAAGAAGGCAAGACTGCAGATGCTACCAGCCATTACCTTGATGCATTGGAGTTGAAAAGCAGTGATATTGAGCTGCAAACAAAGGTCATGCTTTTGATGAGGGACACGAAATGA
- the LOC141894851 gene encoding uncharacterized protein LOC141894851, translating into MASTLRPTPSPNSSSTDKGLPTAAYVMIGVGVYLFLVLLFIIIRRCLKSQGVSICPAWLSESFCGSCCGDVEQQQSCLCACLVPLAEMCDCAAPSKKSCLDTVCPSKQWCDDTFCCCMNAEPGGAMCQDCKGPECSLGACNCACNCSAPECDSINCLCFTIDLSGGQGAQRQQQDQVELQRQIEQLQQLQMQQQIQQQQQAYPR; encoded by the exons ATGGCTTCAACTCTTAGG CCTACACCCTCTCCCAACAGCAGCAGTACTGATAAAGGCTTGCCAACAGCTGCATATGTCATGATTGGTGTGGGTGTGTACCTTTTTCTGgttcttctttttattatcatcAGACGATGTTTAAAG tcCCAAGGAGTAAGTATTTGCCCAGCATGGCTATCAGAGTCTTTTTGTGGATCTTGTTGTGGTGATGTTGAGCAACAGCAGAGTTGTCTTTGTGCTTGTCTTGTACCCTTGGCAGAAATGTGTGACTGTGCTGCTCCAAGTAAAAAGTCTTGTTTGGACACTGTATGTCCATCAAAACAG tGGTGTGATGACACGTTCTGTTGTTGCATGAATGCTGAGCCAGGTGGAGCCATGTGTCAGGACTGTAAAGGGCCAGAGTGTTCG ttgggTGCTTGTAATTGTGCTTGCAACTGTTCAGCACCAGAATGCGATTCCATCAACTGCCTTTGCTTCACTATTGACCTCTCTGGGGGTCAAGGAGCACAACGTCAACAACAAGACCAAGTGGAGCTTCAGAGACAGATAGAACAACTACAGCAGCTTCAAATGCAACAGCAAatacaacaacagcaacaggCCTATCCAAGATGA